From Melanotaenia boesemani isolate fMelBoe1 chromosome 12, fMelBoe1.pri, whole genome shotgun sequence, a single genomic window includes:
- the zgc:136439 gene encoding uncharacterized protein zgc:136439, translated as MLTAERGFFYLLISMKAVILAAGYGTRLQRDVATDNSGKFVHLTGVAKPLLPVGHCALISHWVQALTASDCVDRIYVVTNALYQAAFEEWAAHFTNVRILSDQTRTNDERLGAVACLQLAVKHFNIEGHVVVIGGDTLFKEDFSLSKVKEKFSDVQRKSEDSCLVLSYHCRDDETQKYGILEVNEDLRAFCMKEKPLPSETKSRRACPCFYVLSKKSLPLLDVFLDEKKNAPIEEKDAPGNFVSWIISRKPVYVHQISGRFDVGNLPSYIECDLYFKEKLRDAKSYMV; from the exons ATGCTAACAGCTGAACGAGGTTTCTTCTACTTGCTGATTTCAATGAAAGCCGTAATTCTCGCCGCCGGTTACGGAACCAGACTCCAGAGGGATGTTGCTACTGACAACAGCGGGAAGTTCGTTCACCTGACAGGCGTTGCGAAGCCGCTCCTCCCGGTGGGACACTGTGCTCTGATATCTCACTGGGTTCAAGCGCTGACCGCCTCTGACTGTGTGGACCGCATCTATGTCGTA ACTAATGCTCTTTACCAGGCTGCTTTTGAAGAATGGGCTGCACATTTCACAAATGTCAGGATTCTCAGTGACCAGACAAGAACCaatgat GAACGTCTGGGAGCTGTGGCCTGCTTGCAGCTtgcagtaaaacattttaatattgaaGGCCATGTTGTAGTAATTGGAGG TGACACCCTCTTCAAAGAGGATTTCAGCCTCAGCAAAGTTAAAGAGAAATTCTCAGATGTGCAGCGTAAGAGTGAAGACAGCTGTCTGGTGCTGTCGTACCACTGCAGAGATGATG AAACCCAGAAATATGGAATACTGGAAGTAAATGAGGATCTCCGTGCCTTCTGCATGAAGGAGAAACCTCTTCCTTCAGAGACCAAGTCCAGGAGAGCA tgtcCCTGTTTCTACGTGTTGTCAAAGAAAAGCCTTCCTCTGCTGGATGTCTTCCTTGATGAAAAGAAg AACGCTCCGATTGAAGAGAAAGACGCTCCAGGAAACTTTGTGTCTTGGATCATTTCAAG gAAACCTGTTTACGTTCATCAGATATCTGGACGGTTCGATGTTGGAAACCTGCCCTCCTACATTGAATGTGACCTTTATTTCAAAGAAAAGCTTAGAGATGCAAAGTCTTACATGGTTTAG
- the sympk gene encoding symplekin → MELSTKEEETPSVVDMTTSEKVVELLNQAALIPTDEKLTVLKQVQELIINKDPSLLDNFLDEIIAFQTDKSIEVRKFVIGFIEEACKRDNELLLRLIANLNMLLKDESVNVVKKAILTLTQLYKVTLQWLVRSKAVSDMQEACWDLVTQMTGDVLALLDSENDGVRTHSIKFTESLIITLSPRTSESDIPKRQEGDISLDKVPKDHLYIRYDALCEEGKTALEKLLKFMVHPAISSINLTTALGSLATIARQRPMFMSEVVQAYETLHANLPPTLAKSQVSSVRKNLKLHLVAVLKHPCSLEFQGQISTLLLDLGMPQSEITRYTPPPREQRKRPRYEPYTEGKKVKMEPALIEDDEDKEEPAPLTVPKPVAVPVTQSAIDLTAEFLRPLLNPENVANLVLISMVYLPDVMPASFQATYTPVESAGTDAQIKHLARLMATQMTAAGIGPGLEQCKAREDGTVKEELNEDDPAAKDILIKRKLPAVMVGQAISVVGGYAEKPLNTEAPTAVKRLPEPILPSAQTKMTGASGRKKVFRLLDVVQPLSDTQIETLTSKAVKRILHSEKAIAQSGMSHVRVKILSRLVTQFEGMMKEDVLAFILDDIRTRSDLAFSLLYQEYNTYLSQLPSGLLDSYDHCLYTLLSGLQEKPEQRDGLFTKLVLEAPLITESALEVIRRYCEDESRVYLGMTTLKELIIKRPSRQFQYLHVLLDLSSHDKEKVRTTALGFLKRMYEKDQLRDYIEKFALNYLQLLVHPNPPSLLFGADKDTEVAAPWNEETVRQCLFLYLSLLPLNHRLVHELASVYTEAIADIKRSVLRAIEQPIRGMGMNSPELLLLVENCPKGAETLVTRCLHILTDKVPPSPELVERVRDLYHKRVPDVRFLIPVINGLEKNEVIQALPKLIKLNPIVVKEVFNRLLGTQHSEGSSSVSPLTPGDLLIALHNIDSTKCDMKSIIKATNLCFGEKNVYTSEVLAVVMQQLMEQSPLPMLLMRTVIQSLTMYPRLGGFVMNILSRLIVKQVWKYPKVWEGFVKCCQRTKPQSYSVLLQLPPAQLTSVFERCPEMRAPLLQHVHSFTPHQQAHIPASIMAVLEANKKPEPKPVEPVMDKEMEPAPAVLVVEDSLILAQKEAEMPVHQEPATIHDQEEPMEEEGANPVIQEDNTDSISQVDLEKAPETPISHPDPVEEPMEESQPELSDHQEPVRDAEATGAEAGSGSEDVE, encoded by the exons atggAGCTTTCTACCAAGGAGGAGGAAACTCCCAGTGTGGTAGATATGACCACAAGTGAAAAG GTTGTAGAACTTCTGAATCAGGCTGCCTTGATACCAACAGATGAAAAGTTGACTGTTCTCAAACAG GTTCAGGAGCTTATCATCAACAAGGATCCATCTCTTCTTGACAATTTTTTGGAT GAGATAATCGCTTTTCAGACTGACAAGTCCATTGAAGTGAGAAAGTTTGTTATTGGATTTATAGAGGAAGCATG CAAAAGGGACAACGAGCTTCTCCTCAGACTGATTGCCAACCTGAACATGTTGCTGAAGGATGAAAGTGTGAATGTGGTGAAAAAAGCCATCCTCACTCTCACTCAGCTGTACAAAGTTACACTGCAG tggTTGGTGCGCTCCAAAGCAGTATCGGATATGCAGGAGGCATGCTGGGATTTAGTCACACAGATGACGGGGGATGTTCTGGCCTTACTTGACTCTGAGAACGATGGTGTTCGCACTCACTCCATCAAGTTTACAGAATCATTAATCATTACTCTGTCACCGCGGACGTCCGAGTCCGACATCCCCAAACGTCAGGAAGGCGACATCAGCCTGGACAAAGTTCCCAAAGATCATTTGTACATTCGCTATG ATGCTTTGTGTGAGGAGGGAAAGACTGCTCTGGAGAAGCTGCTAAAGTTCATGGTCCATCCAGCTATTTCCAGCATTAACCTAACCACGGCGCTGGGTTCACTGGCCACCATTGCCCGTCAGAGGCCAATGTTTATGTCAGAAGTGGTGCAAGCATATGAGACACTTCATG CAAACCTACCCCCTACCTTGGCCAAGTCTCAGGTCAGCAGTGTTCGAAAGAATCTGAAGCTGCACTTGGTGGCAGTTCTCAAACATCCATGCAGTCTGGAGTTCCAGGGTCAAATCAGCACATTGCTGCTGGACCTGGGAATGCCCCAGAGCGAAATAACCAGATACACACCTCCACCACGCGAGCAGCGCAAAAGGCCACGATATGAACCATACACGGAGGGGAAAAAAGTCAAGATGG AACCAGCTTTGATTGAAGACGATGAGGACAAAGAGGAGCCGGCCCCCCTCACAGTCCCCAAGCCAGTTGCTGTCCCAGTCACGCAGTCTGCCATCGACCTCACAGCTGAGTTCCTGCGCCCATTGCTGAACCCTGAGAATGTAGCCAACCTG GTGCTCATCAGCATGGTCTATCTGCCCGATGTCATGCCAGCATCCTTCCAGGCCACATACACACCTGTTGAGTCAGCAGGCACTGATGCACAAATCAAACATCTCGCCAGGCTAATGGCTACACAGATGACTGCAGCTGGGATTGGTCCAG gtcTTGAACAGTGCAAAGCAAGAGAAGATGGCACAGTCAAAGAGGAGCTAAATGAAGACGACCCTGCCGCTAAAGACATTCTCATCAAGCGCAAACTTCCGGCGGTGATGGTGGGGCAAGCCATCTCTGTGGTGGGAGGTTACGCAGAGAAACCTTTAAATACTGAAGCTCCGACTGCAGTCAAGAGGCTTCCTGAGCCCATCCTTCCTTCTGCACAAACCAA gATGACGGGGGCAAGCGGGAGGAAAAAAGTCTTTCGGTTGTTGGATGTTGTCCAGCCTTTATCAGACACCCAGATTGAGACTTTGACTTCGAAAGCGGTGAAGCGCATTCTGCATTCAGAAAAGGCGATTGCACAGAGTGGGATGTCGCAT GTCAGGGTTAAGATACTCTCCAGGCTTGTGACACAGTTTGAAGGGATGATGAAAGAAGACGTGCTGGCGTTTATTCTGGATGACATCAGGACCAGGAGCGACCTGGCGTTTTCTCTCCTCTACCAAGAGTACAACACCTACCTCAGCCAGCTGCCTTCAGGGCTGCTGGACAGCTACGACCACTGTCTCTACACTCTGCTGTCAGGCCTGCAGGAGAAACCCGAGCAGAGGGATGG ACTTTTCACCAAGCTGGTCCTGGAGGCTCCCCTCATCACAGAATCCGCACTGGAAGTGATCCGACGTTACTGTGAGGACGAG TCTCGAGTTTATCTGGGCATGACGACTCTGAAGGAGCTCATCATCAAGAGGCCCTCCAGACAGTTTCAGTATCTGCACGTTCTTCTGGATCTCAGCTCTCATGACAAGGAGAAG GTGCGCACCACGGCTTTGGGTTTTCTGAAGCGCATGTATGAGAAAGACCAACTCAGGGACTACATAGAGAAGTTTGCTCTAAACTACTTGCAGCTTCTGGTTCACCCCAACCCTCCATCTCTGCTCTTCGGGGCCGACAAGGACACAG AGGTGGCTGCCCCCTGGAATGAAGAGACAGTGAGGCAGTGTCTTTTCCTCTACCTCTCCCTGCTTCCCCTAAACCACCGGCTGGTCCACGAGCTTGCTTCCGTCTACACCGAGGCCATCGCTGATATCAAACGTAGCGTCCTGCGAGCCATAGAGCAACCA ATCCGTGGTATGGGGATGAACTCACCGGAGCTGCTACTCTTGGTTGAAAACTGCCCAAAAGGAGCAGAGACTTTGGTCACTCGCTGCCTTCACATTTTGACAGATAAAG TGCCTCCGTCACCAGAGCTGGTGGAGAGGGTGCGAGACCTTTACCACAAACGAGTGCCAGATGTCCGTTTCCTGATCCCAGTTATTAATGGTCTAGAAAAG AATGAAGTCATTCAAGCTCTACCGAAGCTCATCAAACTCAACCCGATTGTAGTGAAGGAGGTTTTCAACAGACTACTGGGAACTCAGCACA GTGAGGGAAGTTCATCTGTGTCCCCTCTTACCCCAGGAGACCTGCTCATTGCCTTACACAATATCGACTCAACCAAATGTGATATGAAGTCGATCATAAAAG CTACCAACCTGTGCTTCGGGGAGAAGAACGTGTACACATCAGAGGTTTTGGCGGTGGTGATgcagcagctgatggagcagaGTCCTCTCCCCATGCTGCTCATGCGCACCGTCATCCAGTCTCTCACCATGTACCCCCGACTGGGTGGATTTGTGATGAACATACTGTCGCGCCTTATTGTAAAGCAG GTGTGGAAGTATCCCAAGGTGTGGGAGGGATTTGTGAAATGCTGCCAGAGGACAAAGCCTCAGTCCTACAGCGTGCTCCTACAGCTGCCGCCGGCACAGCTAACAAGCGTGTTTGAGCGCTGTCCGGAGATGAGGGCCCCTCTTCTGCAGCACGTCCACTCCTTCACACCTCATCAG CAAGCTCACATACCTGCCTCCATCATGGCCGTCCTGGAAGCAAATAAAAAACCAGAGCCAAAGCCTGTGGAGCCAGTTATGGACAAAGAG ATGGAGCCTGCTCCAGCTGTCTTGGTTGTAGAGGACTCTCTCATCCTGGCACAGAAGGAGGCTGAGATGCCCGTCCATCAAGAGCCAGCAACCATTCACGATCAAGAGGAACCAATGGAAGAAGAAGGGGCCAATCCAGTGATACAGGAAGACAATACTGATAGTATCTCACAG GTGGATTTGGAAAAAGCCCCAGAGACACCGATATCTCATCCCGACCCAGTTGAGGAACCAATGGAGGAGTCTCAGCCTGAGCTCTCGGACCACCAGGAGCCCGTCAGAGATGCTGAGGCCACAGGAGCTGAGGCAGGAAGTGGAAGCGAAGATGTAGAATAA